The Kwoniella dendrophila CBS 6074 chromosome 1, complete sequence genome contains a region encoding:
- a CDS encoding OPT family small oligopeptide transporter: MISQYHLAVIHLPLLSVGTALRIVHQNTCILFQSKRDYDRTNDRYDTVRPGDDLSKTATKSSISTNEAADFTNEDVSGITDLHDDSGASANTLRMWILTFGITTLIAGVDALFQLRYPTVSVSNVVAVLVSWPLGLAWHSFLPQWSIPVGFGQQIHLNPGPFTRKEHACVLMFTNVCIATGLTNTLVVEQVKYFNIDIGIGRVFYLNLVCYMISFGWMGLAENVLIKPANVTWPGVLGQIALISAVDQFGKKSKETEKGRTWKISRMALFGIVFGGSFVYYWISGFIFTVLADIGAFISWSSPKNATLSQVFGVQTGLGLFPLALDWSQISNLSNPLLVPFWAACCIFGSFVFWTWIILPILYYTNTWQSAHLPIMTNKLFTVKGKKYDFSNVVNSNWILDETKYLSYSPLMIPAAFVLNSALGVASFASMIITFGLNWRQDFWEPIRNRGKLNDRHNVLMDRYKQVSKWWYLLSMVVGLAIGIVYCEVWKEEMQISGGAFVVSILLCGSFYIPLALIEARANFVMQLNNFLEMVSSFWLKGQPIACMYFTVFGYGTLQHALHQSEAAKIGHYLKVPPRLTAVLLFLAAEVTFNQHVAWGLLGDKLFASGGRYVEIYCFIIAAVVICLFVFTMQRRYPRSYWKLVNPVLLIASGTKIPVNTGINFSAWFVVAFIFGYLLHKKKTTWWRKYNMITAIALDAGVAIAVILIYFCITYTGAASNFEWWGNTIQSKGCDAEGCPHLSYDSIIKPERW; encoded by the exons ATGATCTCGCAATATCATCTTGCGGTAATCCACTTACCGCTATTGAGTGTCGGAACAGCGTTGAGAATAGTACAT CAGAATACCTGTATCCTGTTTCAATCAAAACGGGATTATGACCGAACCA ATGATCGTTACGACACTGTCCGTCCCGGCGACGATCTTTCGAAAACTGCTACAAAATCTTCGATATCTACAAATGAAGCTGCCGATTTTacaaatgaagatgttagTGGTATAACAGATTTGCATGATGATTCCGGTGCTTCGGCAAATACCCTTCGGATGTGGATTTTGACTTTCGGTATCACCACTCTCATTGCCGGGGTAGATGCTTTATTTCAACTTCGTTATCCCACTGTCAGCGTTTCCAACGTAGTAGCTGTCTTAGTATCCTGGCCATTAGGTCTGGCTTGGCATTCATTTCTTCCTCAATGGTCTATTCCTGTCGGGTTTGGtcaacaaattcatcttaATCCCGGTCCGTTTACTCGAAAGGAACACGCCTGTGTACTGATGTTCACCAATGTCTGTATAGCTACAGGACTCACCAATACACTCGTAGTTGAACAAGTGAAATACTTCAACATCGATATCGGTATTGGTCGAgtgttttatctgaatttaGTCTGTTATATGATTTCATTTGGTTGGATGGGTCTAGCAGAGAATGTTCTTATCAAACCTGCAAACGTTACTTGGCCTGGTGTATTAGGGCAAATTGCATTGATCAGTGCTGTAGATCAATTTggcaaaaaatcaaaagaaactgaaaaaggTCGCACTTGGAAAATATCTAGGATGGCACTATTCGGAATAGTTTTTGGTGGTTCTTTTGTGTATTATTGGATATCAGGTTTCATTTTCACTGTATTAGCGGATATAGGTGCTTTCATATCATGGTCATCACCAAAGAATGCAACGTTGTCACAAGTTTTTGGTGTTCAGactggtttaggtttatttCCTCTGGCTTTGGATTGGTCCCAGATATCCAATTTATCGAATCCGCTCCTAGTTCCGTTCTGGGCGGCATGCTGTATTTTTGGGTCATTTGTTTTTTGGACTTGGATCATCCTTCCAATTCTTTATTATACCAACACATGGCAGTCAGCTCATTTACCCATAATGACGAATAAATTGTTTActgtaaaaggtaaaaaataCGATTTTTCAAATGTTGTAAATAGTAATTGGATTTTGGACGAAACTAAATATCTTAGCTATTCACCTTTAATGATTCCAGCTGCATTTGTACTcaattcagctttaggtgtagcttcTTTCGCTTCGATGATTATCACATTTGGTTTGAATTGGAGACAAGATTTTTGGGAACCTATTAGAAATAGAGGTAAACTTAATGATCGACATAATGTCTTGATGGATCGATATAAACAAGTTTCGAAATGGTGGTATCTACTGTCTATGGTAGTAGGTCTCGCAATTGGTATAGTTTACTGTGAGGTctggaaagaagaaatgcaGATCAGCGGTGGTGCTTTCGTCGTTTCGATCTTACTCTGCGGATCGTTTTATATCCCCTTAGCTTTGATTGAAGCTCGAGCAAATTTCGTTATGCAACTTAACAATTTTTTAGAGATGGTATCAAGTTTTTGGTTAAAAGGTCAGCCTATCGCTTGTATGTACTTTACAGTATTCGGCTATGGCACACTTCAACATGCTCTCCATCAATCCGAAGCAGCTAAAATTGGTCATTACCTCAAAGTTCCACCTCGACTTACAGCTGTATTACTCTTTCTTGCTG CCGAAGTTACGTTCAATCAACATGTCGCTTGGGGTTTATTGGGTGATAAGCTTTTCGCTTCAGGTGGAAGATATGTTGAAATTTACTGTTTCATCATTGCAGCAGTGGTAATCTGTTTATTCGTTTTCACCATGCAGCGAAGATACCCTAGAAGCTATTGGAAATTGGTCAATCCAGTATTACTCATCGCCTCGGGAACAAAAATCCCAGTCAATACAGGTATCAACTTTTCAGCTTGGTTTGTTGTTGCTTTCATTTTTGGGTATCTTTTACATAAAAAGAAAACTACTTGGTGGAGAAAATATAATATGATTACTGCCATTGCACTTGATGCTGGAGTTGCTATAGCTGTAATCCTAATATATTTTTGTATAACTTATACAGGAGCAGCGTCAAATTTTGAATGGTGGGGAAATACTATACAAAGCAAAGGTTGTGATGCTGAAGGATGTCCTCATCTTTCTTATGATTCCATCATCAAGCCAGAACGGTGGTAA